From the Glycine max cultivar Williams 82 chromosome 11, Glycine_max_v4.0, whole genome shotgun sequence genome, the window actttctttttttaatttcttgttaaTTGGAGTCTGGAAGCACGTTGATTTTGTCACCGGTCAACCCGATagggtgtatttttttttcttaataaatctGAATTCATTTGAAGTTATAATATTCTTTTCGTATTTTTTTGGTATTGACTTTTGAGCTGTCTGAGCTTCAAAGTTTCCAATggatgttttgttgttgttttttttgttgtcatgTTTGACCTCTTTTTAATGGAGAATTGTGTAGTAATTATACGTGGTTTACTTTAATATGCATAATTTGATATTGGGTGTTTGTTTTGATCAGTGGTTGCAAAATCAATGTTGAACGAAATTGATTTTCCCATTGGTTCAGAATATAATTTGATTCTGAAAGCGATTTATGTTTGGGTATTTTTATTCTGAAAGCAAGTTAGTAGCAAAACTCAATTAAATGTTTTGGTTCAATGCAATAGCTATCTAATGTTGCTCCggctcaaaattaatttttgatccCGAAAGAATTCTTCAAAGTAAGATTAAACATgtaaatgtttatttaaaatcacaTTATATGGTATTTCAATGTAATTTTCGATGCCTCAGCATGAAATTAAACACATACGAGTTTGAGATTTGCTTATTCCTTTTTGTCATTGTTTTTTTAGTATGCATAATCTGATTTGTCATGGTAATTCAAAGCCTGATCGCAGATTGGTGTTATGGAAAATGGTCTATCTTGATGCATTTGGAATTTATAAGTTTTGGGTTTTGAATTAAATTCCAGATTCATTCTCAGTTGTTGCTATGTTGGTGAATGAGCAGGAAGCTAGGGAGCATTTCTGCTCACAAATTAGGAGATTCACTGATATTGAGAAGGGAACCAGTATTTGTATCAACAGGTGTGTTGATTTGGGGAGAACTGCTCTCTACATAGCTGCAGAGGATGATTCTCTAGTGTCACATTCATCAGTTCCACTTCCTGTCGATGATTTTATTACGAGATTAGATGATCTTTCGATGGACTACTGTCCGCACTACAGCCCCAAATATGATTCATCGCCGGAGAAGTTCTTAGAGAGCATAGAGAGATTTCTATATATTCACAAGGTTTGGACTTTGATTTCATGCTGTAGACAGTTCCCCAAttcccatttttttctttctttcatacaCATACAGCCTAGTCTTCTCATTCAGCTGATTTAGGCTCAGCCTCATCTTTCTCCCTCCTATCATAAACTTGTGCAAAGGgtatataactatatatcaAATGTCTTCTGAGAAGTACTTCAGATTTTTTGTTCTACAAGAATGTCCACAGCATTCATGATAATGCCATTCTTTGCACATCAGGACAAGGATGTAAGATGTCTTATGAACTATGAAgtactaatttttatatataccaATCAGTTCACTTAAATGTGCTTTGTTAATCTAGATAACTTGCAGGCCACAGAAACTAGAAAAACAGAATATGTAATTATCATATGCAGGTTTTTTCCCCCCCTGATTAAGAACTCAGTATTGACACTTTGTCATATATTTACGACTTTTTTCTCACTCCTTGTACATTATATTCTTGTTAACTAGTTTCCTGCCTTTTACCTTGATGACCTTTCCTTTTACTGATCACTTTCTTTTTGACAGGGTTTCAGGAGAGCCAATGCCAATGTATTGGAGCCACGAGCACTTTATCTCCACtcggtaatatatatatatatactgattTACAAGTTAGTTCTGAAGAGAAATCTGTGAGTCGTCGTGGACATTTGATAGATTTACTTTGATGTATTGAGCAGGTTTTGACCCATCGTTCAGGATCAGCTGCAATGCTATCACTTATATACTCAGAAGTTCTGAAAATGCTTCGGTTGTGGAGCCTTTTGCATTTTGATGCTGAAATTTTCTTCCCTCGTGATGCTCTTACCCTTCCCACAGGCTATCATAAGCAGAAAAGCAAGGAGTCAGACCAAGCTCACATAATGACTTCAGGAAACCTATTAGTTGAGGTAATTTCTGATTGTTTGCTCTCCATTCACTTTTACTTTGCTCTGTATCTTTTCTACCAATGTAAAAAGTAATGTGTCGATTTTCCTAGTTTATGGCTTTAACTATTTCATCTGTGCCATAAACTAGGAGAAAGAGCCTTGGCACAAATGTATTGCTGCCATGTGACCTAGTGATCATGGATCACGAGTTTTACTGGTTGGAGACACCCTCTCCAACTCGGGTATGGCTGCATACTTTAAAACCTACTCATGCCCCTAAATGGTGAGAACCTTGTGTATTGGACCATCCTTATGGCAATAACTttgccattttaattttttaaaacaaaaaagaagcatATTTTTAAGCATGTTCACAACAAAATCAATTCCATGCTCCTGAGTTTTTGTGGACTTGTGGAGCTACTTTTCCAATGGTTGGCTGTTCGGCGTCTTTAGTCTCCCCTTTTGCACTTATGTTGACCTATATGTGCAGATCTTAAATGATCTGAAGCATGCATTCTGGCCTTTTCAACATGATCACACCAAAACTTTATTCTTGAGGGCGGCAACTGCTGCTAACTGTGTTGACAGATCTGATTTTGTTGGAGAAAGGTACTTTATATGTCTGCATTTgcatctctttttttctctaatcaaattagtttatttaagaACTAGTGTTAAAGTTTGTTGTTAACTGCAGTGGCTCACAAATTGCATTAGCTAAGGCTGCTCAACATAGGCTAGATCGAGGTGTTTGGACCAGTGTGCGTTTTGGGGACATGAGGCGATCTTTGTCGGGTATGTGCATTCAATGCAGTTTGTCTCTGCTCTCAATATTCTAAAATGTAAAATCATCGTATGCATGGCCACCCTCCCACTTCTCCCATagaattttatcttttacaaaTGAAATGAGTTGATGGATCTGGAATACAATGCACTAAGCATATAAACAATATAGGGCATGCTACAAAAATATGCTGCGTTTacaatgttatatttttaagttttgaaatCAAAGTTATTGATTATCTTCTCTTCATTATTATGAATTTGTATTTTCGGAAATTTCCGTTAGATTCCCTGTTATTAGTTTTAATAGGTTACTTTTGGATGTTGATATACAATAGAGAAATGAAAACTTCCCTATTTGGGCACCGTTTTGTGATGGGGATAAAAGCTGGATGATAAACCTCATGTCCTTTGTTctccttttactttttttattattatttctttttgacTGAGGAGGGGAGGGGAGTCAGGGGCTATAGAGGTAGGGAAAGGGTAATAGCTATTTGGCTGGCCGTGATTTGTATATAATTCAGATTCAGATTTGGTTCCTCTCCCTCTAGACGTCAAGAAATATTAGACATTATTTGcttgatattttttcttattaaggATTTACTTTTGCTCAATATTCTTTCATAGTAAAAGTTTGTATGTTAAGGATGTTTTCCGTCCTTCCTGTAGTCTTGGAATTTTTCAAATTTGGCAACTTTAAAGTAAGGGTACACCTTTAGAGGGAAAAGTAAAGAATTATACAACAACACTTTTAGAGAAAAGTAAGGAGttctaaacaattttattttctaactaaTGGTTGAgattttaatgaaaaacaaaCATGGAAGTTATTAACAGATATTCCCTTGATTTCCAATCAAGGGTTATAACTCCACACTTTTCATCTCTAAAATACACCCTTCACTTTAgaatttagagaaaataaatcCTTTTTTTCGCAAAGAGATTGGTTTACCTGTTGTAATGTAATGTAGACAACCTGTTATTTAGCTTCAAGCTGTTCTGTATCATCAAGTCAAACCATATTAGTATTGGGTTTTAATTTAATCTAGGAAAGAAAGACCCTAACTGTTTGTCTTTAACGTGCAATTAATAGCCCAGTCGCAGGGAATCCCAAGAGCTCCCATTGATCTTGATCctctgcattttttttctaaaactatagaagattttgttttatgataaattggtaaaactaaaaatgatatacaaatttttaaCCATTAGATATTTAGATCAATAAGTATAGGTGCAGTTCAAAAAAGAACTGCAACTGATTTAGCTTCATGGTTGAGTCCACTTCCACAAGTGTTGTCTTCCCAAGTTCCCTTGAAATGCTgtttagagagaaagagaagtgcAGAGATGCTGAAAACCGTGTATATTGATGATGTGATACAAAATACCAGACCATTTGTTCTACTTATACTcttgtactaataataaagaaataaaaggaaatgcaATGAAATCTGAACTACTAATATAAGCACAAGCCTGCTAGTATGATAAAACAActaattgtaattaaataaggaaatataatgaaatctgaaaaactttttaagagATTTTCTGATATAcgtcaaattattatataaaatacaataaatatttgataagatATTTTCTGGATATTCTAAAAAGTGTGTTGGACCTTATTCCTCCTCTTCATTTGTCTTCtgtcaattttattaatattgagCAACAATATTTGAAACCACCAACAATTCATACACACTTTCTTGTGTTTTGATATGATCCCAAATATTTTCCCTATCTTTTCAGCATGTGAACGTCTTATCCTGTTGAAAAATGATGCAAATGAGTTAAGAGATTACAGCATTCTTCTCTATCATTGTGGATTATATGAACAGTCACTGGAATACCTGACGAAGTACCGAGATCTGAAGGTACTATTACGATCCTTTGCAATGTATATGTGAATGTGACTGCTTTTCAATGTTAACTGAGTGAGGTGTTTACCATTCAATTTTTGCAGAACTCATCTACGCAAGAATTATCATCATCAAACTCTCTTAGCAGCCTGGAGGAAGATGCCGTGGATAACCTGATGATGCGCTTGAATCTTGTACTGATGGAGCAAGGGTGGAGTCGGCCATCTTATGCCAAGAATTTTCTTGGTAATAATTCTGAACCATGGTAGTTCCTCTTCTTCCATGTTTATTGAGACAACATCACAGAAGATTTGCATCAAGCCATATTGGAAATGAATGCTGATGGTTCACGGCTGCGGCAACTTcatgaaaaggaaaaggagaatGAGAAAAGGAGATGGAAAGATCAACATCATAATCTTGGATGATAAGATGAGGATGATTCGTCACAAAGAATAGAATTGTTTGATAAGAATCTAAGGTTTCACACCAAAAAACCAAGAAACACATCATTTTAATGGTGTATCTGATCTGAATATTGGCAACTAAGTGTTTTAAAGAGTCTATTTATATCTTTCTAGGCACAATAActattctaataattaaaagacttgcaaataatcataaaaagtCCTCAGTCCATTGCAAGTCAACAAATAGACGTAAGAtacaattaaaaacacaaataaatcttattctaaaagttgattaaaaatttatgagttccattttttattctctttcctCCACAAGAGAATCTAGTTTCTAGTTAAATTCTAATCTAGTGATTGGTTCATTCATGTTGAGTTCACTCAAATTAAACTCTTTTCCTTTGGATAGTCTTCTATCACAATAACTTGCATGCTCATACAGGTAAAAGAGTGGTTGTCAGTGGCGGAACCAAGATCCTAAGTCAGtggaaacaaattataaaaaataaaatcagtggGTTCAGCTATATGAATATAGAtggaataaaatacaaaaatataagatttaatttataatttttactttaaaagaaaatttattggtgaattttaaaaaatgagggagTGCAAGTGCACACCCTCACCATAGTGTAGGTCCACCTCTGGTGATTGCAACAGCTGAAGTGGATAAGATTGTCCAACATATATAGATATTACTACATTTGCACACATGTTGATTGAAAGTAACAaccataaatttatatttatgtgcCTTCTATACATATTTCCTATGTAAAATTCATGTATATGCTAAACATGTTTTCTTCTGACAACGTAATATAGATATGATAGCAGAGGTGTTATTGAATCAGCATTTTGCCATATATTTGAGGAGTGCCGAAGAGGAGTGTCGAAGCAAGAAATAAGGATTAGGCAAATATGAAACGTCCATGCATCCATGTGTAAGTAGATGGCATATTCAGTATCCCTATATCACAGTATAAAatgtcaaaaaatataaatttgtatcGATGAAATTAGAAACTATGCTTTTTTACCGATtgaggacaatttttttttttttttgcttttttcatTTGGGGTTGATTTTAAACTATTATCGAAAATGGAGTAAGTTGTAACAAATATTACAACTCAAGTCAGAAGTCgtaattgttataattttttttcttttttttaatcgaagtcataaatttttttacgattttcatttaattttttttatttatgacttcaaagttttatatgatttttttcttatgtctttttttttcttatgtcttttaagtcgtaagtttatatatatatatatatatatatatatatatatatatatatatattttatgactttgaagttatattttttttatatttaaagttttttgttttgggatttttaataatgttgtatttcttttgttttgctttcaattttttaaaaaattgtaaataattttatttatttcattattaaataaatattgataattttaatggtttttaattttatttaatatcttgtatataatttttatatggttttatttaatatgtatttttaatattgttttatttaaaatattctaaataaatttttaatattttttatttaatatattttgtatatttaaaatttaggtaattttttaacaatgttattgaatttaatttgttttgtaaatagaaattttagtttttaataatatttttttgaaaaaaatatattaaataaaattatgttagtttttttatttcgtttaaaaacaaataaaattcaataaaattattaaaaaattatctaaattttaaatatacaaaatatattaaataaaataatattataaattatataaaatattttaaacaaaacaatattaaaaaatatataacatattaaataaaatcatataaaaaatatatacaagatatttaataaaactaataataagtaaaattaaaaatatttatttaacaataaaataaataaaattatttacaatttttgaaaaattgaaagcaaaacaaaagaaaatacaacATTATGAAAAATCCTAAAGCGAAAAatgttaaacataaaaaaattaaaataaaataaagtgtgacttcaaagttgtaaaaaaaaacttacaactttaaagtaataaaataaaaaaatatatatataattttaaagtcataaataaaaaaattaaactaatattgtgaaaaattctatgacttcagttaaaaaaaataatatgtgcTAAGACATCATGTAACACCTGatttatcctattttttataataatttaaaatcaaatccaagaaaaaaaaattgccctcatatgaTAAAAAAAGCCTATAAGCTACGTACCTAACTCAATCAGTCATACATATACGTATACTTTAGGATTTGGATATTCAACTTATATGTCgttttaaactttttatgtTTAAGACATTGACGGAAAGAATGCATAGTTAATGATGTGATATTTATCGTGATCACGTAATGATgtgatatttttagaaaaatataaggctttcatttaatctattttataaaattaaaaatatataaatcaatagaAGTTTATACCTAAAAAATCGTAAAAAGTGCATAGAATTATTTCCTTCGAGGATTACAAGGCATGAAAAAGTTGCAAAACATTTTATGAGACACTTGGGATGTATTTAGGGACAAGTCTAGCTTAAGAAGACAAATTAATATCTTAAACCAGGCGCATACACACAaaatagtgaaaagaaaaaaaaatatcaggtatatcaattttttttatttataataattaaactcGAGTATTAGAGTTAACTTAAATCAATTGAGTTATATTTCTTGATATCATAAGGACAACTAACAGAGAGAcaagatttattattttttattcaacattattagtacatcaataaataaataaataaaagaggaataaatatcaaagagagaggtATGTTTAGTTTGGGGATGAATTTGAAAGTATAAGAAAGCGGAAGGTAAGGAGcggaaaagaaaaggaatgaaactgagatgatttttaaattgtttggtaaggggaaaaaaataaaagaaaagaaacacttTTCTCTTGTTTAGTTTTgtagaaagtgaaaagaaaaaataaataaagaataggttaaataaatttttgattcttataacattttaatttttttattttaatccttataaatttGTTTGTACATTTCTTAGTCCATCATTTATTTGTAATCATCAATATTAGTATATGGGATGGACTAAAACTGAGCTACagaaggaaatttttttaaccCCATAGGGCTAACattaatgattatataaatgaagtattaaaaataaataatttgtttacaaATACTAAAACCAAATAGGATTTTATTGTCTTTGTAAAAGaacaattttctttcctttgttGGACAATTTCAAATGTTTGAAGGAgccaatttttctttccttcacaTAAACAGATTAAAGTATTAGATTGATATGAATAAACCACATTAGTGTTTTGACTCTCTTTTCTATCTCACGACAATTTTAGAGATACCaatagaattaaaagaaaaataattacagATTTTCTCTCTAAGAAATGAAAACTTTTGTCATTATCCCTCTTCTTTCTCTCAATgaattgcttcttcttctttttttatgtcCCTTTTTGTGTTCCTTACTTCGCGTACTTCAAATGAAAGGTAAGACTATGACCACGATTTATTTTTCTAGCACGTTCCTTATATCAGAAACAAGCGATGGCACTTGCAAGTGACCTcttgtataagaaaaaaaaaaatactgcatGGTATAAAGTGGGAAAAACATCGAGGTTATTCTACTTTTAATAATATAGAGAGATAGatgatttatcaaaaaaaaatttttttttgtcttgggtAAGATATGGGTGTTCCTTACCCCACGGTAggaaataatatgttaaaatattatcttttaaacacaatattattataactATTATTCTTGTCTTTATATTatacaagataaatatttattattatataattaatattcatataaattatttaaattgtgatatatatttacttttaactattgacaatttattttaaagcaaactgtaaaaataaaagatgccaaattgaaaaagctaaataattaaaaaaaatcaaatatataaataaaaataaaagtaatataatttattgagaGGGAAAAATTTAGGTAATTATGGGGTGATAGGTAAAATAGACTtctaaaaaagagaataaattgtTTAActtatcactactaaaaaaataagatttcaacatcggttattaaaaacttttcatatcggttattaaccgatgttgaaagtatcgACGTTAAAAGTAAtatcgttaacatcagttttccaaaaccgatgttaatataaaattacaaaatcggttatttaaataaccaatgttatataataagaattataaaaaaagtaatatatcttcatattaacatcgatttttaccaCAACTGATGTTAGTATATGAagacaacattgatttttagccaaaactgatgttgtgtgtctatattaacatcagttttggtaaaaaccgatgttgctggtaataaaacaacatcggtttttattaaaaattgatgttgttgatgaagtttgacattgattttttaaagaatcGATGTCAATATAacatacaacatcagttttcttattaaaattgatgttattttttttaatatattgtctatttttttaataattccaaaattaacctgcaaattttaaaagcagAATCAcatcatataattttcattctgttttgaaatagtttttttcataaattccatcataaatttattatttactatgaattaaaagaatatttaatgttaaggaaacatgaattgtaaaaaatgcaAAGTAACTAaactacaattacaaaattgcctaaacactaattgtttcatttttaactttcaaataatattttgcccactggatgcgaagcgcctttaatctctctggttccaatggtctagcatcattgaaataatgcatgatataataaaacataagttaataatataatgtcaatcataacaaaataaaatttgtttgaattaaacaattactgtttctcaattattcttgaaactttctaagattatagttgacattcagtgcatgacataatatccacacttggtgcttcctttttgtctattacactaaatacattatgaaatttaaatattcaacGTTAAGTACAAATTAGTTTACACAGTTCTAAAATATAACTAGAAGTATTGTTTAAATgatttactttaacaacaattcaCCTAGCAACaaccttggatttactttgtggagtatcgtcaagtcctttcaaagcattgttgaatacaaacatggatgTGTATTGTACaactaaaatattgatgttcccaATTAATGATAAtccaaatgtattgaaaaacaacaatgacatgttaattattcttttgaggtagttgtctggcctatattatgcaacaaacaaaaccagatgacaacattttccttaggcaacatgatgaccatttgccaatgtgcactccagtggagaccaatataggttattatactattatacattatttaaattcatttgttcggTTTAACTTACCTTTTCAAGTAGGCTACTAAGTACATATCCCTTTTTGATTTTTGCATCCAattcttaatataactttttgatTCAAATTGCGATTGTCCAGATCTCTatatggactgtggctcgagaaATTCATACACATCGACATTtcccgctcgcatacttgtctcagtcatatgcctattgttgttaaaataaagtaaattatatatgattttaaaacaataagttaggtaataaacaataatgtaaagtgacttacagaatccacaactgtaaaaCAGAGATGTTAAGACATTGACCACTGTGTGTTATTTCATATAGATCtttatgctttatgtacaaggggaattTGTCATTAAACACCCCAAACACGATAACATCTCACATAACCTACAACGGCTTAAGAAAAAGCTGTGGGATGATCAATGTCATCAAATATAGGAGATCATCGACATCATGATCACCCGTGTCTGGATCATTCCCTGAGGAAtaaacacaactctcctttgtgctaaCACGAGTAACTAaaggaccaacctcaggcttaggaggcagtgcaagtccctgtgattgcatctggGGACTAAAACTGGGattgcatctggctgaaggataacATTAGTTGTCGAGTCACTTTTTTCGTGATCAACTCCTCTAGCTAGTCCCTGATTTTTTGCGTCAGCTGCTCTAGGTCTTTGGGAGCCATGCACGAAGACGTGCAGGAGGTCCTTGGAGCTggtccaaagtattgtttgatcgTCACACCGGCTCCAAAAGCACGCACACGACCAAGGTGTTCTGGTAGCCCAATGGCAGCAATCagtacatcctgacgtccatgacCGACAAAGGAACCCTATGAGACTTGCTCCTCCAACAAATCCTGTAAGAAACACATTTATTGGTTTACTCAATCacacaataaacataaataattgcaattaacaattgaaagtgacttacaatcttgttAGCAATTTCCTTTGTTGTCTCATACGTCATTTGTTCAGTTTTTttggtgcgggccatcttccacttcacgtgtcgtttaatgggagatggaggatcaatcACGGTGTTAGTGTTTCCGAATTGAGCAGCTTCctccacttttttcttttttttctcctccaTCAACTTGTTTTCTAGATATTCATAACCTCCATCAACTTGCTTCCTCCACTGTCCAAACGgataattcaagattcaatataatgattaatgcaaattatccgcaagaatcattgtattcaatctcaaacaagaatctaaggttcactcatgatgAAAAAAAGTTGTATATAAAGCAAAGTACATTAATGACAGACAACAACGTACGAAAACATTTGTAGCAAAAATAAGCATCAAAAGTTTATGAAAAACTTTTGTACTTGTGATGATGATCAATATAGTGTCCAACAACGAACGTCGTGATCACGATGCAAACCACTAGAAAAATAGTgcctacaaattaaatatttcaatgctAAGTGAGATATAACACAAACTTTGATATATCAAGTAAAATTCAATCACATATAAAAAACTATGAATTTTGAGTGTTTAGTAGCAAGTATAATAAACAAATCCaacataaagaaaatataaatctaAGTGGGTTAATTACAACATACTACTGTAAGTGGGTTTggaatcaatattttatttgtaactcCTGAGTTTGCAAGCCCTAGATGTGCATATGAcatacaaattataattgttaagGCTTGAAATTTGGAACAAATAGGTTAGTGACCTAGTGTTGTTCTGATTCAAAGTAGCAAGTTATCACCCTATGTATGAATAACATACTTCAAAAACAATTTCATACAAAGTACATCTTGATAATACCACTGTAATAGGCACTAAAACTAGATTAACAATGTTTATACtccatattaaa encodes:
- the LOC100810893 gene encoding uncharacterized protein LOC100810893 encodes the protein MCSSTLSSYSFLTISSTFFKSQFCPPPFPSRVVACHVGSNSNVQKHVATDLKFVLHDALHDSGINTTHAREAREHFCSQIRRFTDIEKGTSICINRCVDLGRTALYIAAEDDSLVSHSSVPLPVDDFITRLDDLSMDYCPHYSPKYDSSPEKFLESIERFLYIHKGFRRANANVLEPRALYLHSVLTHRSGSAAMLSLIYSEVLKMLRLWSLLHFDAEIFFPRDALTLPTGYHKQKSKESDQAHIMTSGNLLVEILNDLKHAFWPFQHDHTKTLFLRAATAANCVDRSDFVGESGSQIALAKAAQHRLDRGVWTSVRFGDMRRSLSACERLILLKNDANELRDYSILLYHCGLYEQSLEYLTKYRDLKNSSTQELSSSNSLSSLEEDAVDNLMMRLNLVLMEQGWSRPSYAKNFLGNNSEPW